CTCCGGCTGCATAGGAATTAAGTATTCCCTAAGATAATGCAGTGCAAGAGCAGTGTAGTCAGTGCATTTTCCAGTCACTTCTTCGCTTTTTTTCCCAGAGAATATGTCTTTGATTGTATCCTCTAATTTTTTGTATTTTGTTATGACATTTCTTGCAAAATATGCTGAAAGCACCAGCGCCTCTCCGACAGAGTATTCTGAAAGCGGCTTGTTTATTCCTGAGGTGAGCCCTTTTTTCTCTTCGTCGCTCGCAAGTATCTTTGCAGTTATCTCTGATGCGAGCCGCACAAATCTTTCCCTTGATTTTATCGGAAGAAGCCTATCAACATCATCATATGTTGTCCCCTTAATCTCTGAAAGCAATGACATTTTTATTTTTCTTTTCAGGCTCTCGTTTGGATTAAGAGTTTCTATTTCGCCTGTTGCCTCATTCGGCTTTTCATTTCCAGTGTAGTCAAGAAGGGTTGAAAGGTCTTTTATCCTGGCTTTTCCAACGGTTTCAAGAGCAGTCAAGTATGAGAATCTTACAAACTCAAGCCCACTTATTGCTTTCTTCTTCCCATCTTCGCTTATTTCAGGAAGCTCGGATATAAATCTCACAATTTCATTGTAATTTGAGAGAAAGTCAAGCGGTTCAAAGCTTATACCAGTATAAGTATACCAAGTCTTATTTATATGCGTAAGGGTGGTTGCCTCAACCATTATTTTATGAGCTTCAATCATTTTCTTATGTGCCTCAACATCTTTTTCTTTTGGGTCAAGAAGGTTATTCAGGTGAAAATTGAAAGCGCCGTTCTGTTGGTTTATCCAAGAATTGCCAACTGCATCGTTTAATACTTTATTGATGCCTGAAAAGTTAAGCCCCAGCGGGAAATTCAGAAATCCTTTGTCCAGCTTGTGCATGTATTCTGCAGGATGCGCCTGAAGCTCAGCCATTGTGATTATTGGAGAATCATACCCTCTTTCAAGCGAGGGAGAAAATCTCTTAAAGTCATATCTCTCAACTACATCAGCTGCCTTTAGCGCAGATAATGCTGCCTCTTTTGAGTTTTCAGTAATCGTTATATTCATACTTGCAAGAAAATCATTTGCTTCAGAGCCCAATTCTGCCTGGGCAACACTTCTTTCAACAACGCTTTTTACTAGCGCCTTTTTGCTTTCAGCGTCTATAACTTTTGCTTCAAGATCTGCCTTTCCGCTTATCATGATAGACACTTTGTTTTCGAGTTCGTCTATTCCGAGCATTTTTTTTATCCATTTTCCTATCATGGAAGAACAAGAGAACTCTCATTCTTTATAAACTTTTCGTTACTAATCAGTAGTTATAATTACTTTTCAACCATTAAAACTGCCTTGCCTGATTCGCCAATTAAGCGCAAATCTCCGCCTTTTAACATGTTAATTACAGAATTCGTTTTTCTCCTTATCTTCTAAGAAATGGTTTACCCGTAATACAGTTTTCCTTCTGCTTTCTGCTCCCTGTCTTTTCTGAACTCTTCCTTGTTTAAAATATGTCTAATTTAGCACTCCCAATGATGAGGATAGGATAAAAGCCCATATTCTTCGCCTGCATTTCCTTTTAATACAAAAAAGGGCCATTCTTTCAATCTGCAATCAAAGAACCTTTTTCCATTTTTATCCATCAGAGTAGCGCTGAAGAAATATTTGCCGGTAAGAAGAGGTGACTTGTCTATTACAAACTTAATCTTGCCTTTGCCTTTTATTTCAGGAATAATCATTCCAGAAGAAATTGTGTTCTGTCCAAAGAGATAAGCACCGTCTTCAGAGTGTATTGCAATTCCAAACATTGGATACTTTATTTTTTCTCTTGCATTATAATTGATTTCTGCGATGAACGGGGCGTTTGTCTTAAATTTTTGAGTGCCAGAAGAAGATAATTTTACTGATTCTATCCGCGCTTTATCTAAACCTGTTGCCTTTCTAAAACCGCATTTTTTATCTGATGTTAACATTCTTAATTCAGAATAGATTAGTTTTTCAATCCTCAATATTTTTTTCCTTAATTTGCCCTCTTGCGTTTTCCTCAGAAGATTTGGCACTGCAACAAAAATAACGCCATTTATTGTGTTATAAATAATTCTCATCTGATCATGAGACAAATTCTTTATGACTTTTCTATATTTGTGAAGTCTATAATAAAAAGCTTCAATGCCCCGTATTGAAATAGAATTGGGAAGCTGTGTTATAAAATTAATTATAATGTCCCTTTTTTTATTTTGCACGTTTTGTATTTCTGATAAGATTTCTGTCTTATTTCTCAATTTCTTTTTAATACAAAGATCCAATAATTTACAAACCTGCTCGAGCAACCTGATCTTTTTAGAAAATCCCCTTTCTTTATCAATTAGTTCAGATAAGTTGCCGCCACAAAGATCCAATATTTTATAAATCTGCTCGAGCAACCTGATCTTTTTAGAAAATCCTCTTTCTTTATTCATTAGTTCAGATAAATTGCTGCTCTGTTCAATAATCTGATAGTACTTATAAAGAATTCCTGCTTTTCTTAACGATGCTAGCTGTATTATGCCTAAATTATGAGATGCGGCTCGTATTAAGTCTTGTTCTATGCTCTGGTGTATTGCTTGTATTATTTTTATACTCCAACTCCGGTTAAAATTTTTTTGAGGCAGTTCAATTTTATTGTCTATCGCAATTTTCTTTATGATTTCCTTTGAAATGCTTATAGTTTTTTCAACTGCACTTTCAACTAAATTAGGATTTATGTTTTCGCCTTTTTCAATACTCTCAAAAATCAGGGCAATCTCTTCTGGTTTTTTCTTAAGTGATTTTATATTATGTGATTCTTGCACTGATCGATCTACTGTAGGCAAGCGGTTATTAATAAGGTATAATGCGTCAACCAGAAGCATTATTGATGATATCAGAGTGTATTCTGTTATTAGGCGATCAGCACATTTTTTGTTTGAAACCGCGCTTATATTCCAAGCAGAATAGAAAAGATACTTCGTCAAAATATAAATCCTTTCTTCAGGATAGATTTTGGAAAAAATTCTTGAAATTTTTTTTATCTTACATTCAGGATCCCAAACCGGTTTTAAATTTTTATAATGATCTTTCATACCTCTCCATTCCATAGGATTTAAAAGAATGCGAGGGATTATGTCTTTTTCTGACTGGGATATGTCTTCTTTTATAATATGTATAGTTATTCCGGACTTATCTTTCCAAAACTCGCAAATTTTTTTTTTCTCCGGATTATCAAAGAAACAAACAATGTCAATGTCTGA
The nucleotide sequence above comes from Candidatus Woesearchaeota archaeon. Encoded proteins:
- a CDS encoding Wzt carbohydrate-binding domain-containing protein; this encodes MVENNINNGFNQNKHLALMEKVAREQIKKLKKRKGIKGIALSGSIVHKNIREDSDIDIVCFFDNPEKKKICEFWKDKSGITIHIIKEDISQSEKDIIPRILLNPMEWRGMKDHYKNLKPVWDPECKIKKISRIFSKIYPEERIYILTKYLFYSAWNISAVSNKKCADRLITEYTLISSIMLLVDALYLINNRLPTVDRSVQESHNIKSLKKKPEEIALIFESIEKGENINPNLVESAVEKTISISKEIIKKIAIDNKIELPQKNFNRSWSIKIIQAIHQSIEQDLIRAASHNLGIIQLASLRKAGILYKYYQIIEQSSNLSELMNKERGFSKKIRLLEQIYKILDLCGGNLSELIDKERGFSKKIRLLEQVCKLLDLCIKKKLRNKTEILSEIQNVQNKKRDIIINFITQLPNSISIRGIEAFYYRLHKYRKVIKNLSHDQMRIIYNTINGVIFVAVPNLLRKTQEGKLRKKILRIEKLIYSELRMLTSDKKCGFRKATGLDKARIESVKLSSSGTQKFKTNAPFIAEINYNAREKIKYPMFGIAIHSEDGAYLFGQNTISSGMIIPEIKGKGKIKFVIDKSPLLTGKYFFSATLMDKNGKRFFDCRLKEWPFFVLKGNAGEEYGLLSYPHHWEC